One Pygocentrus nattereri isolate fPygNat1 chromosome 12, fPygNat1.pri, whole genome shotgun sequence DNA window includes the following coding sequences:
- the en1b gene encoding homeobox protein engrailed-1b isoform X1: protein MEEQKDQTGRDSSEAERAAPSLPALPHQAAQQLHRTTNFFIDNILRPDFGCRKELAARERERERAHTAGRENVNPLAARPTHAGGLLRHDADDCTTSSSSSSSSSSSSSSPSSSSSPSSKTTSAKLNTEGNGSAAAKYGEHAPIMEVNGNGGSTTTKESQPLLWPAWVYCTRYSDRPSSVSTPGPRTRRLKKKKTEKEDKRPRTAFTAEQLQRLKAEFQANRYITEQRRQSLAQELNLNESQIKIWFQNKRAKIKKASGFKNGLALQLMAQGLYNHSTTTVQDEKEDSE from the exons ATGGAGGAGCAGAAGGACCAAACCGGGCGCGATTCGAGCGAGGCTGAGCGCGCGGCGCCCTCCCTGCCCGCGCTGCCCCACCAGGCAGCGCAGCAGCTCCACCGGACCACCAACTTCTTCATCGACAACATCCTGCGGCCGGACTTCGGCTGCAGGAAGGAGCTCGCGGCGCGGGAGCGGGAGCGGGAGCGCGCGCACACCGCGGGCCGCGAGAACGTCAACCCGCTCGCCGCCAGGCCGACGCACGCGGGCGGCCTCCTTCGCCACGACGCCGACGACTGCACgacgtcgtcgtcgtcgtcgtcgtcctCCTCCTCGTCGTCCTCCTCaccgtcgtcgtcgtcgtcgccGTCCTCCAAGACGACGTCGGCCAAGCTGAATACGGAAGGTAATGGGAGCGCGGCGGCCAAGTACGGGGAGCACGCGCCCATAATGGAGGTGAACGGGAACGGTGGGAGCACGACGACCAAGGAATCGCAGCCGCTACTGTGGCCCGCGTGGGTTTACTGCACCAGATACTCGGACAGACCGTCATCCG TCTCCACACCAGGCCCGAGGACGCGCAgactgaagaagaagaagaccgAAAAGGAGGACAAGCGGCCGCGGACGGCCTTCACGGCCGAGCAGCTGCAGAGACTCAAGGCCGAGTTCCAGGCCAACCGCTACATCACGGAGCAGCGGAGGCAGTCGCTCGCCCAAGAACTCAACCTCAACGAGTCCCAGATCAAAATCTGGTTCCAGAACAAACGGGCCAAAATCAAAAAGGCCAGCGGCTTCAAGAACGGCCTGGCCCTGCAGCTCATGGCCCAGGGACTTTACAACCATTCCACCACCACGGTGCAAGACGAGAAGGAGGACAGCGAGTGA
- the en1b gene encoding homeobox protein engrailed-1b isoform X2, producing the protein MEEQKDQTGRDSSEAERAAPSLPALPHQAAQQLHRTTNFFIDNILRPDFGCRKELAARERERERAHTAGRENVNPLAARPTHAGGLLRHDADDCTTSSSSSSSSSSSSSSPSSSSSPSSKTTSAKLNTEGNGSAAAKYGEHAPIMEVNGNGGSTTTKESQPLLWPAWVYCTRYSDRPSSGPRTRRLKKKKTEKEDKRPRTAFTAEQLQRLKAEFQANRYITEQRRQSLAQELNLNESQIKIWFQNKRAKIKKASGFKNGLALQLMAQGLYNHSTTTVQDEKEDSE; encoded by the exons ATGGAGGAGCAGAAGGACCAAACCGGGCGCGATTCGAGCGAGGCTGAGCGCGCGGCGCCCTCCCTGCCCGCGCTGCCCCACCAGGCAGCGCAGCAGCTCCACCGGACCACCAACTTCTTCATCGACAACATCCTGCGGCCGGACTTCGGCTGCAGGAAGGAGCTCGCGGCGCGGGAGCGGGAGCGGGAGCGCGCGCACACCGCGGGCCGCGAGAACGTCAACCCGCTCGCCGCCAGGCCGACGCACGCGGGCGGCCTCCTTCGCCACGACGCCGACGACTGCACgacgtcgtcgtcgtcgtcgtcgtcctCCTCCTCGTCGTCCTCCTCaccgtcgtcgtcgtcgtcgccGTCCTCCAAGACGACGTCGGCCAAGCTGAATACGGAAGGTAATGGGAGCGCGGCGGCCAAGTACGGGGAGCACGCGCCCATAATGGAGGTGAACGGGAACGGTGGGAGCACGACGACCAAGGAATCGCAGCCGCTACTGTGGCCCGCGTGGGTTTACTGCACCAGATACTCGGACAGACCGTCATCCG GCCCGAGGACGCGCAgactgaagaagaagaagaccgAAAAGGAGGACAAGCGGCCGCGGACGGCCTTCACGGCCGAGCAGCTGCAGAGACTCAAGGCCGAGTTCCAGGCCAACCGCTACATCACGGAGCAGCGGAGGCAGTCGCTCGCCCAAGAACTCAACCTCAACGAGTCCCAGATCAAAATCTGGTTCCAGAACAAACGGGCCAAAATCAAAAAGGCCAGCGGCTTCAAGAACGGCCTGGCCCTGCAGCTCATGGCCCAGGGACTTTACAACCATTCCACCACCACGGTGCAAGACGAGAAGGAGGACAGCGAGTGA